The following proteins are co-located in the Maridesulfovibrio sp. genome:
- the dgcN gene encoding N-acetyltransferase DgcN, with translation MFEAPYLLFLGDAPDALAAKMAQGIYDWRPEAVAGQFRMEECGANLGIKDLSIKEAAEAGVKTLVIGVVNRGGIISEGWKSILVEALEAGMDIASGLHTLLRDQPELVEAAAKNGCSLHDVRIPTVKYPIATGKKRSGKRCLAVGTDCSVGKMYTTLAMDREMKKQGLKSTFRATGQTGILIEGNGVPLDAVIADFMAGSVEYLTPENDADHWDFIEGQGSLFHASYSGVTMALIHGGQPDALILCHEPTRKTMRGLPDYTLPSLEELRELALPIAKIVNPDCKAVACSINTQHMSEDEALAYLAEVEKQMGIPAVDPFRQGAQRLIEALG, from the coding sequence ATGTTTGAAGCACCATATTTACTTTTTCTTGGAGATGCTCCGGATGCTCTGGCTGCAAAAATGGCTCAGGGTATCTATGACTGGAGACCTGAAGCTGTTGCCGGACAGTTTCGTATGGAAGAGTGCGGAGCAAATCTTGGAATTAAGGATCTATCTATTAAAGAAGCAGCTGAAGCCGGAGTAAAAACTCTCGTAATCGGTGTTGTAAACCGTGGCGGCATTATTTCAGAAGGCTGGAAATCCATTCTTGTGGAAGCCCTTGAAGCCGGAATGGATATCGCATCCGGATTGCATACCCTTCTGCGTGATCAGCCGGAGCTTGTTGAAGCAGCAGCAAAGAACGGTTGTTCTTTGCATGATGTACGTATTCCCACTGTCAAGTATCCTATTGCAACAGGTAAGAAACGCAGTGGTAAACGTTGTCTTGCTGTCGGTACTGATTGCTCCGTTGGTAAGATGTACACCACTCTGGCCATGGATCGCGAAATGAAAAAGCAGGGCCTAAAATCCACTTTCCGTGCCACCGGACAGACAGGTATTCTGATCGAAGGCAACGGTGTTCCCCTTGATGCGGTTATCGCCGACTTCATGGCCGGTTCCGTGGAATATCTCACTCCTGAAAATGATGCTGACCACTGGGATTTCATCGAAGGTCAAGGTAGTCTTTTTCATGCTTCCTATTCAGGTGTAACCATGGCTCTGATTCACGGCGGTCAGCCTGATGCTTTGATCCTTTGCCATGAACCCACACGTAAAACCATGCGCGGCCTGCCTGATTACACCTTGCCGTCCCTTGAAGAGCTTCGTGAACTTGCTTTGCCGATTGCTAAGATTGTAAATCCTGATTGTAAGGCTGTAGCATGTTCTATCAATACCCAGCACATGTCTGAGGATGAAGCGCTTGCCTATCTTGCTGAAGTTGAGAAACAAATGGGTATTCCTGCTGTTGATCCTTTCCGTCAGGGTGCGCAACGTTTGATCGAGGCTCTGGGATAA
- a CDS encoding DUF805 domain-containing protein: MKYYIELLKKFNDFQGNASRREFVHFILFHCGIIAVLLFLGFAIEHPFAHKVINTVSGLFVVGTSLSCVALFVRRMNALGRNPKLLFVALIPVLGWLYLLFICLKKV; encoded by the coding sequence ATGAAATATTATATTGAACTACTGAAGAAATTTAACGATTTTCAAGGTAATGCAAGCCGCAGGGAATTTGTGCATTTTATCCTTTTTCACTGCGGAATTATTGCTGTGCTGCTTTTTTTGGGCTTTGCCATTGAGCATCCTTTTGCACACAAGGTCATCAACACTGTGAGCGGTCTTTTTGTGGTCGGTACTTCGCTGTCTTGTGTGGCTCTTTTCGTCCGCAGGATGAATGCTCTGGGCCGTAATCCAAAACTGCTGTTCGTGGCTTTGATTCCAGTTTTAGGATGGCTTTATCTATTGTTTATCTGTCTGAAAAAAGTCTGA
- a CDS encoding TRAP transporter substrate-binding protein, producing the protein MSRISAMLIALVAVLIMSTAAFAGPTVIKLAHPNVPQHPMGQAFEKFKELVETRTDGKFRVDIYDSSKFGNFDAVVQGLQFNMLQMGSASTPNLAPFSDDFLIFDLPFLFPTYESADLITDGPIGMTAAKALEKTGIIGLGYIEIGFRNLWNNQRTVKTLEDAKGLKIRSTPSKAHIATLKGLGINPTPISWGEVYTALQQKTVDGIDIDLNLAWHNNFPEVNNNLTIVNSLYSPHLVMMSKRFLDSLDDADKVTILEAFEEAKLYERKLIRDGEKEIMAKLANKGVTVYTLTPEERARWAEATKGVYTQFENRIGKDLIERAKATIAAGK; encoded by the coding sequence ATGTCTCGTATTTCCGCAATGCTGATCGCTCTCGTGGCTGTTCTGATTATGTCCACTGCCGCTTTTGCAGGTCCCACCGTAATTAAACTGGCCCACCCCAACGTTCCCCAGCACCCCATGGGTCAGGCTTTTGAAAAATTCAAAGAACTCGTTGAAACCCGCACTGACGGTAAATTCCGTGTCGACATCTACGACAGCTCCAAATTCGGCAACTTCGACGCAGTCGTGCAGGGCTTGCAGTTCAACATGTTGCAGATGGGTTCCGCTTCCACTCCGAACCTTGCTCCTTTCTCCGATGATTTCCTAATCTTCGACCTTCCTTTCCTGTTCCCCACTTACGAGTCCGCTGACCTTATCACCGACGGTCCCATCGGCATGACCGCTGCAAAAGCACTGGAAAAAACCGGCATCATCGGCCTCGGCTACATTGAAATCGGTTTCCGTAACCTTTGGAACAACCAGCGCACAGTTAAAACCCTCGAAGATGCCAAGGGCCTCAAAATCCGCTCTACTCCTTCTAAAGCGCACATCGCCACCCTGAAAGGTCTCGGCATCAACCCCACTCCTATTTCCTGGGGTGAAGTATACACCGCCCTGCAGCAGAAGACAGTTGACGGCATCGACATCGATCTCAACCTTGCATGGCACAACAACTTCCCTGAAGTTAACAACAACCTTACTATTGTTAACTCCCTGTACTCCCCCCACCTCGTAATGATGTCCAAGCGTTTCCTCGATTCTCTGGACGATGCTGACAAAGTAACCATCCTCGAAGCATTCGAAGAAGCAAAACTGTACGAACGCAAGCTCATCCGTGACGGCGAAAAAGAAATCATGGCTAAACTGGCCAACAAAGGTGTGACCGTTTACACTCTCACTCCTGAAGAACGTGCTCGCTGGGCAGAAGCCACCAAAGGCGTATACACCCAGTTTGAAAATCGTATCGGCAAAGACCTGATTGAAAGAGCTAAAGCTACTATTGCAGCTGGTAAATAA
- the hmcA gene encoding sulfate respiration complex hexadecaheme cytochrome HmcA, protein MANGKKLLRLSGILIVLAGVLGFHMEALSMVGTPQENGNKRPDLIMIDTIAAQEELELPAVAFLHETHAKAVAEQGKDCTACHQKNEETVSYKFKRLENGTPEQLKEIYHNGCISCHAADAKAGKKAGPQVGECRSCHVAEPEITAERAPAGMENILHYRHWDSKLIAKDAGQDTNCGACHHVYNKLDKKLEYVKGQEENCGVCHTAKPTGDVKLKTSEAYHGQCVSCHLEMKAAKAEKTGPVDCAGCHGLNQAAEIKADNAAVLQKMDGKLPRLPRNQPDAALLTAPVQDNVAVKATMAGVAFNHKAHEGYTDSCSSCHHETMNKSCSSCHTVRGSKDGGFVTLDKAMHKADSTRSCVGCHAVKQKDPKCAGCHELMPKNVIQSKETCAVCHNGPASTSSDPVKMDASAKAAIASKLVMERPTSPVLVAEKDIPEFVTINVLENEYKASKLPHRKIIMSMVDKMKGDEMANAFHSTPLTVCGSCHHNSPASATPPSCASCHGGKVQDGRPALKAAYHVQCMTCHNAMNIEKPASTDCTACHAKK, encoded by the coding sequence ATGGCAAACGGAAAGAAACTATTGCGATTGTCCGGTATCCTGATCGTCCTGGCCGGGGTGCTCGGCTTCCATATGGAAGCATTGAGCATGGTCGGAACCCCGCAGGAAAACGGCAACAAGCGTCCTGATCTGATCATGATCGACACTATTGCCGCTCAGGAAGAACTGGAACTGCCTGCCGTTGCGTTTCTCCATGAAACACACGCTAAGGCGGTGGCCGAGCAAGGCAAAGACTGTACTGCCTGCCACCAGAAAAACGAGGAGACCGTATCCTACAAGTTCAAGAGACTTGAGAACGGAACTCCTGAACAGCTTAAAGAAATTTACCACAACGGTTGTATCAGCTGTCATGCTGCCGACGCCAAGGCCGGAAAGAAAGCCGGACCTCAGGTTGGAGAATGTCGCAGCTGTCACGTTGCTGAACCTGAAATCACAGCAGAGCGTGCTCCCGCCGGCATGGAGAACATTCTCCACTACCGCCACTGGGATTCCAAGCTCATTGCTAAAGATGCAGGTCAGGACACCAACTGTGGAGCCTGTCACCACGTATACAACAAGCTTGATAAGAAGCTTGAGTACGTAAAAGGGCAGGAAGAAAATTGTGGCGTATGTCATACCGCCAAGCCCACTGGCGATGTTAAGCTCAAGACTTCTGAAGCTTACCACGGCCAGTGTGTATCCTGTCACCTTGAAATGAAAGCTGCCAAGGCTGAAAAGACCGGTCCTGTCGACTGTGCCGGTTGTCACGGCCTGAATCAGGCTGCGGAAATCAAGGCTGACAATGCTGCTGTTCTGCAGAAAATGGACGGCAAACTTCCTCGCCTGCCCAGAAACCAGCCTGACGCTGCTCTGCTCACCGCTCCGGTACAGGACAACGTTGCTGTAAAAGCAACCATGGCTGGCGTAGCTTTTAACCATAAAGCTCACGAAGGCTACACTGACTCCTGTAGCTCCTGCCACCACGAAACCATGAATAAGTCATGCTCCTCATGTCACACCGTTCGTGGTTCCAAGGATGGCGGATTCGTTACTCTTGACAAGGCCATGCACAAGGCCGACAGCACCAGATCCTGTGTGGGCTGTCATGCCGTTAAGCAGAAAGACCCGAAATGTGCAGGTTGTCATGAACTCATGCCCAAGAACGTAATCCAGTCCAAGGAAACATGCGCCGTTTGTCATAACGGCCCCGCTTCCACCTCCAGCGATCCTGTCAAGATGGATGCCTCCGCCAAGGCAGCCATTGCGTCCAAGCTGGTAATGGAACGTCCTACCTCCCCGGTACTGGTTGCTGAAAAGGACATTCCCGAATTCGTGACCATCAACGTCCTCGAAAATGAATACAAGGCCAGCAAGCTGCCCCACCGTAAGATCATCATGAGCATGGTCGACAAGATGAAGGGTGACGAGATGGCTAACGCTTTCCACAGCACACCTCTTACCGTGTGCGGAAGCTGCCACCACAACAGCCCTGCAAGCGCAACTCCGCCGAGCTGCGCAAGCTGTCACGGCGGTAAAGTTCAGGACGGACGTCCGGCCCTCAAGGCTGCTTACCATGTTCAGTGTATGACCTGTCATAACGCTATGAACATTGAGAAGCCTGCTTCAACTGACTGCACCGCATGTCACGCGAAGAAATAG
- the rmuC gene encoding DNA recombination protein RmuC, translated as MFSLPPLEIIGNEYVLLGSSFAGLVLGLAISAVFGKRRLTEEKEKNAELQDHLQEQLQLGARLEEQAAQLPGLKKELAQQRAQEHKLTTAYSNLYGKYKATKANLDNERRQGQEKLSLLQEAKEELSNRFKTLAGEILEEKSKRFTDQNATNIKQILAPLGVKIHEFQEQVGKAYFQEGKDRSELAAQVKQLMNLNRQLSDDAHNLTKALKGQSKTRGDWGELILERVLEASGLRKDHEYTVQVSHTRQDGTRIQPDVVIHLPEEKHLVVDSKVSLTDYLKYIEAEDETKREIALKGHINSIKAHLKGLSAKNYQDLYGIKSPDFVIMFVPIEPAFALAISNDVALWQEAWNKNMLIVSPSTLLFVIRTVAHIWRQERQNQNAQEIANRGAILYDKFRNFVDDLEKVGERLRQTQDSYEKARVKLCNGSGNLIRQAEMLKELGVKPKRSINKDLSEEALSGEEFHMLTEGEKDG; from the coding sequence GTGTTCTCCCTGCCACCCCTTGAAATAATTGGAAATGAATATGTTCTGCTGGGCAGTTCTTTTGCCGGCCTTGTGCTTGGACTGGCTATCTCTGCAGTTTTCGGCAAGAGACGTCTGACCGAGGAGAAAGAAAAAAACGCAGAACTTCAGGATCACCTTCAGGAGCAGCTCCAGCTTGGTGCCAGACTTGAGGAACAGGCAGCTCAATTACCCGGACTAAAAAAAGAACTGGCTCAACAACGAGCTCAAGAACATAAACTGACCACCGCTTACTCCAACCTGTACGGCAAATACAAGGCAACCAAAGCCAATCTTGATAATGAGAGAAGACAGGGACAGGAAAAACTGTCTTTACTTCAAGAAGCCAAAGAAGAACTTTCCAACAGATTTAAGACTCTTGCAGGCGAAATACTTGAAGAAAAATCCAAAAGATTCACGGACCAGAATGCCACAAATATCAAACAGATTCTTGCCCCACTGGGAGTAAAGATCCACGAATTTCAAGAACAAGTAGGAAAAGCCTATTTTCAGGAAGGCAAGGACAGATCCGAATTGGCGGCACAGGTTAAACAGCTTATGAATCTTAACCGTCAGCTTTCTGATGATGCCCACAACCTGACCAAAGCATTGAAAGGACAATCCAAGACTCGTGGAGACTGGGGCGAACTTATTCTTGAGCGGGTCCTTGAAGCATCGGGACTGCGCAAAGACCATGAGTATACTGTTCAGGTAAGCCATACCCGTCAGGATGGAACCAGAATACAACCGGACGTGGTTATCCATCTACCGGAAGAAAAGCATCTGGTGGTTGATTCCAAGGTTTCGCTGACAGATTACCTGAAATATATCGAGGCTGAAGACGAAACAAAGCGCGAGATAGCTTTAAAGGGACACATAAATTCCATCAAAGCGCACTTGAAAGGACTCTCGGCTAAAAATTATCAGGATTTATACGGCATCAAATCACCGGATTTCGTGATCATGTTCGTTCCTATCGAACCGGCCTTTGCGCTGGCAATTTCCAATGACGTAGCCCTCTGGCAGGAAGCTTGGAATAAAAACATGCTTATTGTCAGCCCCAGCACCCTGCTTTTTGTAATTAGAACCGTAGCCCATATTTGGCGGCAGGAACGTCAGAATCAAAATGCGCAGGAAATCGCCAACCGGGGGGCAATTCTTTATGATAAATTCAGAAATTTCGTGGATGATCTGGAAAAAGTAGGAGAACGACTCCGTCAGACTCAGGATTCATATGAGAAAGCCCGCGTCAAGCTCTGTAACGGCTCCGGAAACCTGATCCGGCAGGCAGAAATGCTGAAAGAACTGGGAGTAAAGCCCAAGCGCTCAATAAATAAAGATTTATCCGAAGAAGCTCTGAGCGGCGAAGAATTTCACATGCTCACAGAAGGAGAAAAGGACGGCTAG
- a CDS encoding TRAP transporter large permease, whose protein sequence is MDTAIVLTFLALASFLFLSVPIGVAIGMSVIVGVWAGDMLPYEFLIQKMVTSLDVFPLMAVPFFIMAGEIMQKGSMAQRLLTVSKSLVGHITGGMAHISILTSMFYGALSGSAPATVAAVGGIMVPSMKKEGYSTSFSTAVNTAAGCLGVMIPPSVPLIIYGTTAGVSVGDLFIAGVIPGIFVGICLMICSYILSKKYGYTGSGKRATLKEIMTALKESIVALMVPLIVLGGIYGGLTTPTEAGVIAVLYAFVAEGLVLRTLSWEKVTEIFKGTALTTASIFLVVATATALGQILLFYNVPDMLVKFLVGISDNKYILIPIILVFLLVMGTFMDALANILILTPLLLPVVKVLGMNPIHFGIVMIVCASMGFLTPPVGVNLFVGCSIGNISIEKLSVAVMPFLFTMILALLAIVFFPPMALWLPGL, encoded by the coding sequence ATGGATACTGCAATCGTCCTTACATTTCTTGCACTCGCATCGTTCCTTTTCCTGAGCGTACCCATCGGCGTCGCCATCGGAATGAGCGTTATCGTGGGTGTGTGGGCAGGCGACATGCTGCCCTACGAGTTCCTGATCCAGAAAATGGTCACTTCCCTTGATGTTTTCCCGCTCATGGCTGTCCCGTTCTTTATTATGGCGGGTGAAATCATGCAGAAGGGAAGTATGGCTCAACGCCTGCTGACTGTTTCCAAAAGCCTCGTCGGCCACATTACCGGCGGTATGGCTCATATTTCCATTCTTACCAGCATGTTCTACGGAGCATTGTCCGGTTCAGCACCTGCAACCGTTGCGGCTGTTGGCGGAATCATGGTCCCTTCCATGAAAAAAGAAGGCTATAGCACCTCCTTCTCTACTGCCGTCAACACCGCAGCGGGTTGCCTGGGCGTTATGATTCCGCCCAGTGTACCACTGATCATCTACGGTACCACCGCCGGTGTTTCTGTTGGCGACCTGTTTATTGCAGGTGTCATTCCCGGCATCTTCGTTGGTATCTGCCTCATGATCTGCAGCTACATCCTTTCCAAGAAGTACGGCTACACCGGTTCCGGTAAACGCGCTACTTTAAAAGAGATCATGACTGCACTCAAAGAGTCCATTGTTGCACTCATGGTTCCGCTCATCGTTCTCGGTGGTATCTACGGTGGCCTGACCACCCCCACCGAAGCAGGTGTTATCGCTGTTCTCTATGCGTTTGTTGCTGAAGGTCTTGTACTGCGCACCCTGAGCTGGGAAAAAGTAACTGAAATCTTCAAGGGAACCGCCCTGACCACAGCATCCATCTTTCTGGTGGTTGCTACAGCAACAGCACTGGGCCAGATCCTGCTCTTTTACAATGTACCTGACATGCTCGTAAAATTCCTCGTAGGAATATCTGACAACAAGTATATTCTCATTCCGATCATTCTGGTCTTCCTGTTGGTCATGGGAACTTTCATGGACGCACTGGCAAACATCCTGATCCTGACTCCACTGCTCCTGCCTGTGGTCAAGGTTCTGGGCATGAACCCGATTCATTTCGGTATTGTCATGATCGTCTGTGCTTCCATGGGCTTCCTGACTCCTCCGGTAGGTGTTAACCTCTTCGTAGGTTGCAGCATCGGTAACATCAGCATTGAAAAACTCAGTGTAGCTGTTATGCCCTTCCTGTTCACAATGATTCTGGCACTCCTCGCCATTGTCTTCTTCCCGCCCATGGCACTCTGGCTGCCCGGGCTGTAA
- the hmcB gene encoding sulfate respiration complex iron-sulfur protein HmcB gives MQRRTFLGMLGAACVGASLPAGAEAAGKEFKGYPGSKGVLFDATRCIGCRKCEAACNKVNKLPEPEKKFDDLSVLDTKRRTDAKTFTVVNKYGGPKNPVFRKSQCNHCLEPACASACFVKAFKKLPNGAVVYDESVCVGCRYCMVACPFEIPTYEYDEPLTPRVMKCTMCAPRLAEGKLPGCVEDCPKEALVFGERDELIKIARERIRRNPDRYVDHIYGEDEMGGTSWLYLSGVPFKEIGMREDLGTKSAPELTAGALAAVPMVAGLWPVLLGGIYAVSKRNSKVADEERKEAVEQAIARASAEAEKTLSEALEKADVANKRKIEVEVKKAVEEALAPKEEEQDENSEKEES, from the coding sequence ATGCAACGCAGAACATTCCTCGGAATGCTTGGCGCAGCCTGCGTGGGAGCAAGCCTCCCCGCAGGAGCCGAGGCCGCAGGCAAGGAGTTCAAGGGTTATCCCGGAAGTAAGGGTGTACTCTTCGACGCGACCCGCTGTATCGGCTGCCGCAAATGTGAAGCGGCCTGTAACAAGGTCAACAAGCTTCCCGAGCCCGAGAAAAAATTCGACGACCTGTCCGTGCTGGATACCAAACGCAGAACCGACGCCAAGACCTTTACCGTGGTCAACAAGTACGGCGGACCCAAGAACCCCGTGTTCCGTAAGTCCCAGTGCAACCACTGTCTTGAGCCCGCCTGCGCATCCGCATGCTTTGTAAAAGCATTCAAAAAACTGCCCAACGGCGCAGTTGTTTACGATGAGTCGGTTTGTGTAGGTTGCCGCTACTGCATGGTGGCCTGCCCCTTTGAAATCCCGACTTACGAATATGATGAGCCTCTGACTCCCAGAGTCATGAAATGCACCATGTGCGCACCCCGTCTGGCCGAAGGCAAACTGCCCGGCTGCGTAGAGGACTGCCCCAAGGAAGCACTTGTTTTCGGCGAAAGGGACGAACTGATCAAGATCGCCCGCGAGCGTATCCGCCGCAACCCCGACCGTTACGTTGATCACATATACGGTGAAGACGAAATGGGCGGAACCAGTTGGCTGTACCTCTCCGGTGTGCCTTTCAAAGAAATCGGCATGCGTGAAGACCTCGGCACCAAGTCCGCACCTGAACTCACCGCCGGCGCGCTGGCAGCAGTTCCCATGGTTGCAGGTCTCTGGCCCGTACTTCTCGGCGGCATCTACGCTGTAAGCAAACGCAACAGCAAGGTTGCCGACGAAGAGCGCAAGGAAGCCGTGGAACAGGCAATTGCAAGAGCCAGCGCGGAAGCTGAAAAAACTCTCTCCGAAGCTCTTGAAAAGGCTGATGTTGCCAACAAGCGCAAGATCGAAGTCGAGGTCAAGAAAGCTGTGGAAGAAGCACTTGCTCCCAAAGAAGAAGAGCAGGATGAAAACAGCGAGAAGGAGGAATCTTAA
- a CDS encoding GntR family transcriptional regulator produces MDGIKKLTYSEQVAEYIKQSILEGELSPGDQVKEVLLAEKLGISRAPIREALQILAREGLIKSEPQKGKHVSALTAKQIMDSYFTGGVLEAAAVTQAMPLYTDEDISNLEQIVKQMREVADSGKDHESLTQLDTTFHNILFSRIDNELLIELCRRSCQGISKFLLYKRWINLYTPQQVYERHLVILEALKSGRPSRLEKTIRKHYTDSGKRMSKYGVDVNKG; encoded by the coding sequence ATGGACGGCATCAAAAAGCTAACCTACAGCGAACAAGTTGCTGAATACATTAAGCAATCCATTCTCGAAGGTGAATTATCACCCGGAGATCAGGTCAAGGAAGTGCTGCTGGCCGAAAAGCTGGGAATAAGCCGCGCTCCCATTCGCGAAGCATTGCAGATTCTAGCCCGTGAAGGACTCATTAAATCCGAGCCTCAAAAAGGCAAGCACGTATCCGCACTCACCGCCAAGCAGATCATGGACAGCTACTTCACTGGAGGAGTGCTCGAAGCCGCCGCAGTGACGCAGGCCATGCCACTCTACACCGATGAAGATATTTCTAATCTTGAACAAATCGTAAAACAGATGCGTGAAGTTGCTGATTCAGGCAAAGACCACGAATCCCTGACTCAGTTGGATACAACCTTTCACAATATCCTTTTTTCCCGCATAGACAATGAGCTGCTCATAGAACTCTGCCGCCGCTCCTGTCAGGGAATCTCTAAATTCCTACTCTACAAGAGATGGATAAACCTCTACACCCCTCAGCAAGTTTACGAACGCCACCTTGTTATTCTGGAAGCCCTCAAATCAGGTCGTCCTTCCAGACTCGAAAAAACCATCCGCAAGCACTACACCGATTCCGGCAAACGCATGTCCAAGTATGGGGTGGATGTTAACAAGGGATAA
- a CDS encoding D-cysteine desulfhydrase: MNLAKFPRRGYVKNPTPIEAVPAFSEALGGKVNIFIKRDDLLPGCAGGNKTRKLDFCIADAIEKGADTIITCGAVQSNHARLTLSWAVKEGMDCHLVLEERVKGSYKPEASGNNFLFQLMGVKSISVVPGGSDMMGEMEKLAASLETEGKKPYIIPGGASNTIGATGYVACAEETLQQLFEMGLKIDHMVVPSGSAGTHAGVVVGMHGCNANIPVSGVNVSRTKDVQEGIVHKLAVETAERVGVKGGIPSEAVECFDSYVGPGYSLPTDSMVEAVKLLASTEGILLDPVYSGKAMAGLVDLVRKGHFPEGSNVLFLHTGGSPALYAYLDTFRD, from the coding sequence ATGAACCTCGCTAAATTTCCCCGTCGCGGCTATGTTAAAAACCCCACACCCATCGAAGCAGTTCCGGCTTTCTCCGAAGCTCTCGGCGGCAAGGTAAACATTTTCATCAAGCGCGACGATCTGCTTCCCGGGTGTGCCGGCGGTAACAAAACACGCAAACTCGACTTCTGCATCGCTGACGCAATCGAAAAAGGTGCTGACACCATCATCACCTGCGGTGCAGTTCAGTCCAACCATGCCCGTCTGACCCTCTCCTGGGCAGTTAAAGAAGGCATGGACTGCCACCTCGTTCTCGAAGAACGCGTGAAGGGCAGCTACAAACCTGAAGCTTCCGGTAACAACTTCCTGTTTCAGCTTATGGGCGTAAAATCCATCAGCGTAGTTCCCGGCGGTTCCGACATGATGGGCGAAATGGAAAAGCTGGCCGCAAGTCTGGAAACAGAAGGCAAAAAGCCTTACATCATTCCCGGCGGCGCATCCAACACCATCGGTGCTACCGGATACGTAGCATGCGCAGAAGAAACTCTGCAGCAGCTCTTCGAAATGGGTCTCAAAATCGACCACATGGTAGTTCCTTCCGGTTCCGCAGGCACCCACGCCGGTGTTGTTGTAGGTATGCACGGCTGCAACGCAAACATTCCCGTATCCGGTGTTAACGTGAGCCGCACCAAAGACGTACAGGAAGGCATCGTCCACAAGCTGGCAGTAGAAACTGCTGAACGCGTAGGCGTTAAAGGCGGCATCCCCTCTGAAGCAGTTGAATGCTTCGACTCCTACGTAGGCCCCGGCTACTCCCTGCCCACCGATTCCATGGTTGAAGCAGTTAAACTGCTCGCTTCCACCGAAGGCATCCTGCTTGACCCTGTTTACTCCGGTAAAGCAATGGCCGGTCTCGTAGACCTCGTCCGCAAAGGACACTTTCCCGAAGGTTCCAATGTTCTCTTCCTGCATACCGGCGGCTCTCCCGCTCTCTATGCATATCTGGACACCTTCCGCGACTAA
- a CDS encoding RidA family protein: MSKTIIDTSNAPAAIGPYSQAVAAGDFLFTSGALPIDPATGKMVEGSIEDRAHQVFKNLRAIAEEAGTSLDNAVKTTVYLADIADFQAVNGVYGEYFNKPFPARSAFQVAALPLGSDIEVEAILNLK; the protein is encoded by the coding sequence ATGAGCAAAACCATCATCGACACTTCAAATGCTCCTGCCGCAATCGGCCCCTACTCTCAGGCGGTGGCCGCTGGCGACTTTCTCTTTACCTCCGGTGCACTGCCTATTGATCCGGCAACCGGAAAAATGGTCGAAGGCAGCATCGAAGATCGCGCCCACCAGGTTTTCAAAAACCTGCGCGCAATTGCAGAAGAGGCAGGAACCTCTCTGGACAATGCTGTCAAAACCACCGTTTATCTCGCTGACATAGCTGACTTTCAGGCTGTAAACGGCGTGTATGGTGAATATTTTAACAAGCCCTTCCCTGCCCGTAGCGCCTTTCAGGTGGCAGCACTGCCCCTCGGCTCGGACATTGAAGTTGAAGCAATTCTCAACCTTAAATAA
- a CDS encoding TRAP transporter small permease, whose translation MSKNLFDKVEGVVSSTCLAGMALIIAVQVFMRYVLQSSLDWSEELARYLFIWSVYVGCSYATQKDRHLEVTILRSFGPNIAKYVTLAAYLCTIGFCVCTSVWGFQMVDFLAGTGQKTPALEIQMYWVFLSVPVGMGLMAIRTAQRVLSIIRGDIQFASPVEK comes from the coding sequence ATGAGTAAAAATTTATTCGATAAAGTCGAAGGGGTCGTATCATCTACCTGTCTCGCAGGCATGGCCCTGATCATCGCAGTTCAGGTCTTCATGCGCTACGTCCTGCAAAGTTCGCTGGACTGGTCTGAAGAACTGGCCCGCTACCTCTTCATCTGGTCCGTCTATGTCGGTTGCAGCTATGCGACCCAGAAAGACCGCCATCTGGAAGTAACCATCCTCCGCAGCTTCGGACCCAACATTGCCAAATACGTGACCCTTGCAGCCTATCTCTGCACCATCGGATTCTGCGTATGCACTTCTGTCTGGGGTTTTCAGATGGTTGATTTTCTCGCCGGAACCGGACAAAAGACCCCGGCTCTTGAAATCCAGATGTACTGGGTATTTCTCAGTGTTCCCGTCGGCATGGGCCTCATGGCCATCCGCACCGCACAGCGTGTGCTCTCCATTATCCGGGGTGATATACAATTCGCCTCCCCGGTGGAAAAATAG